The Microplitis demolitor isolate Queensland-Clemson2020A chromosome 8, iyMicDemo2.1a, whole genome shotgun sequence genome has a segment encoding these proteins:
- the LOC103578828 gene encoding autophagy-related protein 2 homolog B — translation MSWLVRFPWSESIKKRACRYLLQRYLGQFLEEKLTLDQLTVDLYNGTGRVTNVSLDVQALNEMGEQQHLPLEFVDGFISEMSVSIPWSALLSEASYVEVKGLKITVQPRQRSETGTSMFESMWSSMTSSMQLAQECLQQDANNAGGNNAQPLEGVELFAQTIDSILCRVRVRFIDTVIRLEHVPLDSTTGVAIEMCIKNLEYSDEAGSDPSNVNLDANQSKGYVVSAFTTKRFYLEGVTFHTDEFPSRARTFSRSVMTTSRGSTPDSKNSDGHFSSAQISPTQHNIPTPPDRNLINTLSQSNPIMCAKITGRQEIRLKIKQGEGILGPKVELEVTLGSFISFLSPRQVHVLMELGHGLASPDLEDISNVAPRTCTEKPMAGSDFSRVERELMHQLHPVHGLRTTDLRNTQGWSTASLDESDNEDEFLPMKLPGGMSDSQTTNNISMDESISASSISSKSSVTNVTKPHKHRANADTDPTAETSQFHVRVSSIAVILLHEDILTTGIESRGLTCASTEQMKNAAEEFFNKLGIFAADGYGNKNFDKAAKIFLDACRLSHIRLLAAPLVVEGSEKTTPQASAIAGSLTLATLEIVECLVDTSNNSETPKVEYVELLTFDNKSTATDNFGLLNTTDFRMRFKYTEKAVRHAQTTRFAHPRTEIDIQLEPCQSEVDITIIDRISSVLNPQPICTYNPSSTAKDTWNQHAMFYQAVESPILSDSRVNIKVSSSRAIFKVRFPVPDLRPLHDMSRAPWWTRSVRSDFITLTLNDAQFHMSMDTQAHYLSRQEIQCRQVLLTYTEIDSDIPVKIANSHVNDKQDSLLPQEGECFGWPRMVFTIYPQHLGGPLEDSSEEEPGSSLDEPLGQPPRHQPSPFSSKRVIHESDTPHSESQSHTNKDDHEHREGEELVIPGNRQEMLEFMEEGTHGSRVQIDISLPCLSVQIPSKHLYEQIYNRINTDLFLWEPSAPRPKYTNTDSHGGLDLASTLLQESIYPKFSMCKSGIQYNSDSDSDDDGVFHSTAGKSFNQTLNKAPKNGQSKMSLTFNINQGLLTMYTPVRDGLSNVIPGQQGELILRVEDATIFCVNSYKGNGNLGYVCTMIKNVSLYHCGITTIPSTTPPLRSLNSVIPRHCQPAIYRSHNGLQENIEAAEDADMLTVAVRIQAAHQTHHIKTFRVAVGIRNATLRHRMCSAQTSWFTQLTDCLDVIDHPVAGYSPPGVLTELHLHLWNCAVDYRPLFLPLRSMITLGSFSVSSNIAAKTNTSTLRFIAEDVALFLSEKLGNHVDLKRDYVGVMDLGLFELSLRLNEKMYGGAPRVDLRASNNVLHVRTCADSGRALMQLLTYFASDGDLTPNIGSTESIAVPSSGDEESLLGEESINTLSKSQEERVNSLMEEAMEDTVRGSTTSLSKKSPEEKAQVEVFFFPDEPHPATQVPEMNNNHSNNNTTPAARGTESDDTDEDFCILGEEAGAGIMPRHGIPEIRWLSQEYIRVVDNHFAVPLGKTDLLKAPKHFPAPVLRYTLCEMTLVWHMYGGKDFGNPHQVVKKKNVTIDDPGYRFDNSVPVRSRSAVVGFSKMNPHEVKFGSAPNSPCGKTKSSSKDWYTQGGPGRQHDVLMELQLNKVRFQHETYPENTTEASRQVLLISEIEIRDRLASSHINKFLYQYSSEARPRQTHANMFAMKAVHVRPDPKFSAQECCLKLSLLPLRLNIDQDSLLFFIDFFTELTGNMKASQDNINGPSTTQSSPGSKQSTPTHHPPVMSVNEETSDLSSLESTNPIDNSIVDQNLMILLEDELTIKENKTKIKTNCGSQDDSQPIYFRSVIFAPEVLVRLDYHGKRVDLTHGPMAGLLMGLAQLNCSELRLKRLTHRHGLLGIDKLMAFMLAEWLQDIKKNQLPSLLGGVGPMHSLVQLFQGFRDLFWLPIEQYQKDGRIVRGLQRGANSFTTSTAMAALELTSRLVHVIQSTAETAYDMVSPGPSVRRKTKGQKGRRKRYSQPLDIREGMANAYMLVKEGLGETANQLVRVASEEHEQKGVSGAVGGVLRQIPPTVVKPIILATEATSNVLGGMRSQLVPDARREAAQKWRQDPRDVN, via the exons GCACTTAATGAGATGGGAGAGCAGCAGCACTTGCCGTTGGAGTTCGTCGACGGGTTTATATCTGAAATGTCTGTCAGCATACCCTGGTCGGCATTACTCAGCGAGGCGAGTTACGTTGAGGTCAAAGGTCTAAAAATTACAGTACAGCCGAGACAAAGAAGCGAAACGGGAACCTCGATGTTCGAGTCAATGTGGAGTTCTATGACATCGAGTATGCAATTGGCACAAGAGTGTTTACAGCAAGACGCTAATAATGCGGGAGGTAACAATGCACAGCCGCTTGAAGGCGTTGAATTATTTGCGCAGACAATTGACTCGATATTGTGTCGTGTAAGAGTACGTTTTATTGACACGGTAATACGGTTGGAACACGTGCCCTTGGATTCTACCACTGGAGTTGCCATTGAGatgtgtattaaaaatttagagtACTCTGATGAAGCTGGCTCTGACCCCAGCAACGTTAATTTGGACGCTAACCAGTCCAAAGGTTACGTCGTATCTGCATTTACGACAAAACGTTTTTATCTTGAAGGTGTCACCTTTCATACTGACGAATTTCCTTCAAGAGCGAGAACATTCTCCAGGAGTGTCATGACAACCAGCAGAGGTTCAACGCCTGATTCAAAg aattcaGATGGACATTTTTCATCCGCACAAATATCGCCGACGCAACATAACATACCAACGCCACCagatagaaatttaataaacacgTTGAGTCAATCTAATCCTATTATGTGCGCCAAGATAACAGGCCGTCAAGAGATccgtttgaaaataaaacaggGTGAAGGTATACTGGGTCCTAAAGTTGAGTTGGAAGTAACCCTGGGATCTTTCATATCGTTTTTGAGTCCACGTCAAGTCCATGTTTTGATGGAACTGGGACATGGTCTGGCCTCTCCAGATCTTGAAGACATCAGTAACGTGGCACCCCGTACTTGCACAGAAAAACCGATGGCTGGTAGTGATTTTAGTCGAGTCGAAAGAGAATTAATGCATCAACTGCATCCTGTTCACGGTCTGCGTACCACGGATTTACGCAACACCCAGGGATGGTCAACTGCCTCATTAGATGAGTCTGATAACGAGGATGAATTTTTACCCATGAAGCTACCGGGAGGAATGAGTGATTCCCAAACGACAAACAACATCAGTATGGACGAAAGCATTTCCGCGAGTAGTATCAGCTCAAAAAGTTCGGTAACAAATGTCACGAAGCCACATAAACATCGAGCTAATGCTGACACTGATCCTACTGCAGAAACGTCACAATTTCACGTACGAGTATCGTCCATAGCAGTAATACTACTCCATGAAGATATTCTTACAACGGGGATTGAAAGTCGTGGACTCACTTGTGCCAGCACTGAGCAGATGAAAAATGCGgctgaagaattttttaataaacttggAATATTTGCAGCTGACGgttatggaaataaaaattttgataaagctgctaaaatttttcttgatgcATGTCGGCTCAGTCATATAAGATTACTTGCCGCTCCTTTGGTAGTCGAGGGAAGTGAGAAAACTACGCCCCAAGCATCAGCTATCGCTGGAAGTTTGACTCTTGCGACACTGGAAATAGTCGAATGTCTAGTGGACACCAGCAATAATTCAGAAACTCCAAAAGTCGAGTACGTTGAGTTACTGACATTTGACAACAAGTCAACGGCTACTGACAACTTTGGACTTTTAAACACAACCGACTTTCGTATGAGATTCAAATACACCGAGAAAGCAGTTCGTCATGCTCAAACAACAAGATTTGCTCATCCACGTACAGAAATTGATATACAATTGGAGCCATGTCAGAGTGAAGTTGACATAACAATTATTGATAGAATATCATCGGTACTAAATCCCCAGCCAATTTGTACCTACAACCCATCGTCGACAGCCAAAGACACCTGGAACCAGCACGCGATGTTCTATCAGGCCGTCGAGAGCCCAATTCTATCGGATTCACGGGTTAATATTAAAGTTTCTTCATCACGTGCTATATTCAAAGTAAGATTTCCGGTACCAGATTTAAGGCCACTACATGATATGAGCCGCGCGCCCTGGTGGACACGATCAGTGCGCTCTGATTTTATAACTCTGACTCTAAATGACGCACAATTTCACATGTCGATGGACACTCAGGCTCACTATCTCTCGCGACAAGAGATACAGTGCCGGCAAGTGCTGCTTACGTACACGGAAATAGACTCGGACATCCCGGTGAAGATTGCCAACAGCCATGTCAATGACAAACAGGACAGCCTGTTGCCGCAAGAGGGCGAGTGTTTCGGCTGGCCAAGAATGGTCTTTACAATTTATCCTCAACATCTTGGTGGCCCGCTGGAAGACAGCTCGGAAGAAGAACCTGGATCTAGTTTAGATGAACCTTTGGGCCAGCCACCGCGACACCAGCCGTCGCCCTTTAGTTCAAAGCGAGTGATCCACGAGTCAGATACTCCGCACAGTGAATCTCAGAGCCACACGAACAAAGACGATCATGAACATCGTGAAGGAGAGGAGCTTGTAATCCCAGGAAATCGGCAAGAAATGTTAGAATTTATGGAAGAAGGTACTCATGGGTCAAGAGTTCAGATTGACATCAGCTTGCCTTGTCTGTCTGTTCAAATTCCCTCGAAACATCTCTACGAGCAGATATACAATAGAATAAACACTGATCTCTTTCTCTGGGAACCTTCGGCACCGAGACCGAAGTACACCAACACCGACTCTCACGGTGGACTTGACCTGGCTTCTACTCTGCTCCAAGAGTCCATTTATCCGAAATTCAGCATGTGCAAAAGTGGTATTCAATATAATTCAGATTCAGACAGTGACGACGACGGCGTCTTTCATTCAACAGCAGGAAAAAGTTTCAATCAGACTTTAAACAAAGCGCCGAAAAATGGACAGAGTAAAATGTCATTGACATTTAACATCAACCAGGGTCTCTTAACAATGTACACACCAGTTCGTGATGGTCTGTCGAATGTTATTCCCGGTCAGCAAGGCGAATTAATCCTCCGAGTCGAGGATGCTACaatattttgtgttaattctTACAAAGGTAACGGCAACTTGGGCTACGTTTgcacaatgattaaaaatgtttCATTATACCACTGTGGAATAACGACGATACCCTCAACAACTCCGCCACTGAGGTCTCTAAATAGCGTGATACCTCGTCACTGCCAGCCGGCAATTTATCGGAGTCACAATGGTCTACAAGAAAATATTGAGGCTGCCGAAGACGCGGACATGCTGACCGTTGCAGTGAGAATACAAGCAGCACACCAGACCCATCACATAAAAACTTTCCGAGTTGCAGTGGGAATAAGAAACGCAACACTTAGACATCGGATGTGTTCAGCACAAACTTCTTGGTTCACTCAATTGACGGACTGTCTTGATGTCATAGATCATCCTGTTGCTGGCTACTCACCACCGGGCGTACTCACAGAACTTCATCTGCATTTGTGGAACTGCGCGGTGGACTATAGACCGCTTTTCCTTCCGCTGAGGTCAATGATAACACTCGGTAGTTTCAGCGTATCCAGTAATATTGCCGCTAAAACAAACACATCAACGCTTCGGTTCATTGCTGAGGACGTGGCGCTctttttatctgaaaaattggGCAATCATGTGGACCTCAAGCGCGACTATGTCGGTGTCATGGATCTGGGGCTGTTTGAATTATCATTGAGATTGAACGAAAAGATGTACGGTGGAGCGCCGAGGGTTGATCTACGAGCAAGCAATAATGTCCTGCATGTGCGTACTTGCGCAGATTCAGGTCGCGCTTTGATGCAGCTCCTCACTTACTTTGCCAGCGACGGGGATCTTACTCCCAACATTGGCAGCACCGAGAGCATCGCGGTGCCCAGCTCGGGAGACGAAGAAAGTTTGCTGGGCGAAGAAAGTATAAATACGCTGAGCAAAAGTCAAGAGGAACGAGTCAATAGTTTGATGGAGGAAGCTATGGAAGACACTGTGAGAGGCAGCACTACGAGTTTGAGTAAAAAATCACCTGAAGAAAAGGCTCAAGTGGAAGTATTTTTCTTTCCCGATGAACCGCATCCAGCTACTCAGGTACCggaaatgaataataatcatagtaataataacacaACACCCGCAGCACGTGGTACAGAGTCTGATGATACCGATGAAGACTTTTGTATACTTGGAGAGGAAGCAGGCGCGGGTATTATGCCTCGACACGGTATTCCGGAGATTCGGTGGCTTAGTCAGGAGTATATACGGGTTGTAGATAATCACTTTGCAGTGCCATTAGGTAAAACAGATTTACTAAAAGCTCCGAAACATTTTCCCGCACCCGTTTTGAGGTACACGCTGTGTGAGATGACACTAGTCTGGCATATGTACGGCGGCAAGGACTTCGGAAACCCTCATCAAGtggtcaagaaaaaaaatgtaacaatAGATGATCCGGGTTATCGGTTCGACAATTCGGTCCCGGTACGCAGCCGATCGGCAGTCGTCGGTTTCAGTAAAATGAATCCGCATGAAGTAAAATTTGGTAGTGCGCCAAATTCACCTTGCGGTAAAACGAAATCATCTTCAAAAGACTGGTATACTCAGGGTGGTCCTGGTCGCCAGCATGACGTTCTTATGGAATTGCAACTGAACAAAGTAAGATTCCAACATGAAACTTATCCTGAAAATACGACAGAAGCATCACGACAAGTGTTACTGATAAGTGAAATTGAAATACGTGACAGATTGGCCTCTTCGCAtatcaacaaatttttgtatCAGTACAGCAGTGAAGCGCGACCAAGACAGACTCACGCAAATATGTTTGCAATGAAAGCCGTGCACGTAAGACCGGATCCGAAATTCAGCGCTCAAGAGTGCTGTTTAAAATTGAGTCTCTTGCCATTACGACTTAATATTGACCAGGAcagtttgttattttttattgatttctttaCGGAGTTGACGGGTAACATGAAAGCAAGCCAGGACAACATTAATGGGCCCAGCACCACCCAGTCATCCCCGGGTTCCAAGCAGAGTACGCCGACTCATCATCCACCAGTTATGAGTGTCAATGAAGAAACTTCTGATCTGTCATCATTAGAAAGTACGAATCCGATTGACAATAGTATCGTTGatcaaaatttgatgataCTTTTGGAGGATGAATTGACAATTAAAgagaacaaaactaaaataaaaactaactGCGGGTCACAGGATGACAGTCAGCCAATTTATTTCcg aaGTGTAATATTTGCGCCAGAAGTACTTGTGAGATTAGATTACCATGGAAAGCGAGTGGACCTCACTCACGGTCCTATGGCAGGTTTATTAATGGGCTTAGCACAACTTAACTGTTCTGAATTAAGACTGAAACGGCTGACACACCGTCACGGGTTACTGGGTATAGATAAACTCATGGCGTTCATGTTGGCTGAATGGCTACAGGATATCAAAAAGAATCAGCTGCCTAGTTTATTAGGCGGAGTCGGCCCAATGCATTCACTAGTTCAGCTGT TTCAAGGCTTCCGTGATTTATTCTGGCTCCCGATAGAGCAGTATCAAAAAGACGGACGAATAGTACGAGGTCTCCAGCGCGGAGCTAATAGTTTTACAACTTCAACGGCGATGGCTGCGCTCGAACTGACATCAAGGCTAGTCCATGTCATTCAGAGTACTGCTGAAACGGCCTACGATATGGTCAGTCCTGGTCCCAGTGTACGTAGAAAAACTAAAGGTCAGAAGGGACGACGCAAGCGATACAGCCAGCCTTTAGATATACGAGAAGGAATGGCCAATGCTTATATGCTAGTCAAAGAG ggTTTAGGTGAAACCGCAAATCAATTGGTGCGCGTTGCAAGTGAGGAACACGAACAAAAAGGAGTTAGTGGAGCTGTTGGTGGTGTGTTACGACAAATACCACCTACGGTTGTTAAGCCAATAATACTCGCAACGGAAGCAACGAGTAATGTACTTGGCGGTATGAGATCTCAATTGGTGCCGGACGCAAGACGCGAAGCCGCTCAAAAGTGGAGGCAGGATCCTCgtgatgttaattaa